In a genomic window of Dyadobacter fermentans DSM 18053:
- a CDS encoding LiaF transmembrane domain-containing protein → MRNSRGIVWGGMLIILGVIWLLRSMDLLNIDWDAVLPYWPVLLILAGAILMAAGRERGSGGIVALLITLAVFGGIVNKTHQAIDDRDNWHFGWDDDRDYGHDRDDDDYDNDDSDRRRDEDYERDRRGGRPINGSYNYEMQDFIQKANFNLEGGAGSFSLDGNTPKLFEAATKSNVVGFKSTTSVNKLNNSASVSLKMEEGNVKIKNGEISNQAKIHLNDRPIWNIDLGIGAGKGNFDFSNYKVEKLKVSTGVADMDIRLSDKLPVAVVEIEAGVASVTLEVPESVGCEMRMDGALNAKNMEGLERVGNGHYRSSNYDTAPKKVIVHYEGGLTSINIKRY, encoded by the coding sequence ATGAGAAACTCAAGAGGCATCGTTTGGGGTGGCATGCTGATCATCTTAGGGGTGATATGGCTGCTCCGGAGCATGGATCTGCTGAATATCGACTGGGACGCCGTGCTGCCCTACTGGCCCGTGCTCCTCATTCTCGCCGGCGCCATCCTGATGGCCGCAGGCCGTGAACGCGGCTCGGGCGGAATTGTCGCGCTGCTGATCACCCTGGCGGTTTTTGGAGGGATCGTCAACAAAACGCACCAGGCTATCGACGACCGCGACAACTGGCATTTCGGCTGGGACGACGACCGCGACTACGGCCATGACCGCGACGATGATGACTACGACAACGACGACAGCGACCGCCGCAGAGACGAAGATTATGAGCGCGACCGCCGTGGCGGACGGCCTATCAACGGCTCCTACAATTATGAAATGCAGGATTTTATTCAAAAGGCCAATTTCAACCTGGAAGGCGGCGCGGGCTCGTTCTCGCTGGACGGAAACACGCCCAAGCTTTTTGAAGCGGCCACCAAAAGCAATGTGGTAGGTTTCAAATCCACTACCTCGGTGAACAAACTCAACAATTCCGCCTCCGTTTCCCTGAAAATGGAAGAGGGTAATGTAAAAATCAAAAACGGGGAAATCTCGAACCAGGCGAAAATCCACCTGAACGACCGCCCTATCTGGAACATCGATCTCGGCATCGGCGCCGGTAAGGGTAATTTCGATTTCAGCAATTACAAAGTCGAGAAACTGAAAGTGAGCACGGGCGTTGCAGATATGGACATTCGTTTGAGCGATAAACTGCCTGTGGCCGTAGTCGAAATTGAGGCGGGAGTAGCCTCTGTTACGCTCGAAGTGCCCGAGTCGGTAGGCTGCGAAATGCGGATGGACGGCGCACTGAATGCAAAAAATATGGAAGGCCTCGAACGCGTGGGCAACGGCCATTACCGCAGCTCCAACTACGACACGGCTCCGAAAAAAGTGATTGTGCATTACGAAGGCGGATTGACCAGCATTAATATCAAACGTTACTAG
- a CDS encoding DUF2442 domain-containing protein gives MKKSFKAGTTPSISKELQILLTEAGDDDVIDIADDLDRMILDSGLQIRHFGFARDLDLALFILTNKRVITRSLSSFPDLKKAEDYDLDQYRISEMGIHWPELDVDISLRGLLQEEKVLTK, from the coding sequence ATGAAAAAATCATTCAAAGCTGGCACAACGCCTTCAATAAGTAAAGAACTTCAAATTCTTCTTACCGAGGCGGGTGATGATGATGTGATTGATATCGCCGATGATCTTGACCGCATGATATTAGATAGCGGACTGCAAATCCGCCATTTCGGCTTTGCCAGAGATCTCGACCTGGCACTTTTTATTTTAACCAACAAAAGGGTGATTACCAGGTCATTATCATCATTTCCCGATCTAAAAAAAGCGGAGGATTATGATCTGGATCAATATAGAATTTCAGAAATGGGCATTCACTGGCCCGAACTTGACGTAGACATCAGCCTTCGCGGATTACTTCAAGAAGAGAAGGTTTTAACCAAATAG
- a CDS encoding M15 family metallopeptidase, producing the protein MLKTAIYLLLAGFTALPAAAQSPKPLPAIEQKMIDRGLVDIQKVDAGILVELKYSTTDNFIGRDVYGELTRAYLQPEMAKRLAKANALLQKEKPGYKLLVYDAARPNSVQYDLWNALDNLKIPAGSKTMYVADPKIGSNHNFGCAIDLTVADANGKPLDMGTKFDFFGPLAYPRSEQEMLKKGKLTARQVENRQLLRNVMTQAGFKVNTTEWWHFDGMSKAQARARYGIIP; encoded by the coding sequence ATGCTTAAAACTGCCATTTACCTCCTGCTTGCCGGGTTCACCGCACTGCCCGCCGCAGCCCAGTCGCCGAAACCGCTTCCTGCCATCGAGCAAAAGATGATCGACCGCGGCCTTGTGGATATTCAAAAGGTCGACGCCGGTATTCTGGTGGAATTGAAATACTCCACAACAGACAATTTCATCGGCCGCGACGTGTACGGCGAACTCACGCGCGCATACCTGCAACCGGAAATGGCAAAGCGGCTGGCGAAAGCGAATGCATTGTTACAAAAAGAAAAGCCAGGTTATAAGCTGCTCGTGTACGACGCGGCACGCCCCAATTCGGTGCAATACGACTTGTGGAATGCACTGGATAATCTCAAAATTCCGGCAGGCAGCAAAACGATGTATGTAGCCGATCCGAAAATAGGTTCAAACCACAATTTTGGCTGCGCGATCGACCTTACCGTGGCCGATGCAAACGGCAAACCGCTGGACATGGGCACTAAATTCGATTTCTTCGGCCCGCTGGCTTACCCGCGGTCCGAGCAGGAAATGCTGAAAAAAGGAAAGCTGACGGCCCGACAAGTCGAGAACCGCCAGCTTTTACGAAATGTAATGACGCAGGCCGGGTTCAAGGTGAACACGACGGAATGGTGGCATTTCGATGGAATGTCGAAAGCGCAGGCACGCGCCCGGTACGGGATAATTCCCTAG
- a CDS encoding PspC domain-containing protein, whose translation MEKKLHRIPDQAVFGGVCAGIAQYLQIDVVIVRVLFVVMALPILPPGFGMTGLIYIILWAVLPTGPAGEVYTAHTTFGSEPSKPAEPLFDKKRSDQTMMILGGVLIFFGALMLVDDFPIWYQFKKYFWPIVLIGIGAFLILRQRDKEQENKGTVYPTTPPPTEPVDPGPDPQPYTPFSPGSTAQPHFPEDPELKKPGTDDDDVIKVN comes from the coding sequence ATGGAAAAGAAATTGCATCGCATACCTGACCAGGCAGTTTTCGGGGGAGTTTGCGCGGGAATCGCTCAGTATCTGCAAATTGACGTCGTTATCGTGCGCGTCCTGTTTGTAGTAATGGCCCTACCGATATTGCCTCCCGGCTTCGGAATGACGGGATTGATATACATTATCCTGTGGGCAGTGTTGCCGACCGGCCCGGCCGGTGAAGTTTACACCGCGCATACCACATTCGGCTCCGAGCCATCCAAACCGGCCGAGCCGCTGTTCGACAAGAAGCGGTCCGATCAAACGATGATGATCCTGGGCGGCGTGCTGATTTTCTTCGGAGCATTAATGCTCGTGGACGACTTCCCGATCTGGTACCAATTCAAAAAATATTTCTGGCCCATCGTGCTGATCGGCATTGGTGCGTTCCTGATCCTTCGCCAGCGTGACAAGGAGCAGGAGAACAAAGGAACGGTATATCCCACCACGCCTCCGCCAACGGAACCCGTAGATCCGGGACCCGATCCGCAGCCGTACACCCCATTTTCGCCCGGCTCTACGGCGCAACCGCATTTCCCGGAAGATCCCGAGCTGAAAAAGCCCGGCACCGATGACGACGACGTCATCAAGGTCAACTGA
- a CDS encoding head GIN domain-containing protein has translation MKQRFLTLSIAFTVASLFQSCVYVNKDEDIPPRGETTRTFDFRNFDELEVSDAIRVHVVSGSAFEVSATGERNDLDDLNIFVQDGKLTARYKNSWKKRQRMDIDITMPDLEGVDFSGAVNARIEDFVNLPSIEIELSGASQCDFEGTGTTLKFDINGASQLNAFGKVKFLDGDASGASQLNAFSLETEESDMEVSGASNAKVWVTRLLDVKASGASNVRYRGNPKVEKEVTGGSSVRAD, from the coding sequence ATGAAACAAAGATTTCTTACACTTTCAATTGCATTTACAGTTGCTTCGCTCTTTCAATCCTGTGTGTATGTCAATAAGGACGAAGACATTCCGCCGAGGGGCGAAACCACGCGTACGTTCGATTTTCGGAATTTCGATGAACTGGAAGTCAGCGACGCGATCCGCGTTCACGTGGTATCAGGTTCTGCATTTGAAGTGTCGGCCACGGGCGAGCGCAACGATCTCGACGATCTGAACATTTTTGTGCAGGATGGCAAGCTGACGGCGCGTTACAAAAATTCCTGGAAAAAACGCCAGCGAATGGATATCGACATTACGATGCCGGATCTCGAAGGCGTTGATTTTTCCGGTGCGGTGAATGCCCGGATCGAAGATTTCGTGAACCTGCCGAGCATCGAGATCGAGCTGTCGGGCGCGTCGCAATGCGATTTTGAGGGCACCGGCACTACTTTGAAGTTCGATATCAACGGTGCGTCGCAGCTCAATGCATTCGGGAAGGTGAAGTTCCTGGACGGTGACGCTTCCGGCGCATCGCAGCTCAATGCATTCTCGCTCGAAACGGAGGAGTCGGATATGGAGGTTTCGGGCGCCAGTAATGCCAAAGTCTGGGTGACGCGCTTGCTGGATGTGAAGGCAAGCGGCGCGAGCAATGTCCGCTACCGTGGCAATCCGAAAGTAGAAAAGGAAGTTACTGGTGGCAGTAGCGTGCGTGCCGACTAG
- a CDS encoding DUF4160 domain-containing protein has protein sequence MNEHEPIHIHVEKGKCHARIVLVPDIVVSYNHGFKRNEMRTIMDIIICNYEKIIQSWHNAFNK, from the coding sequence ATGAATGAGCACGAACCTATTCATATTCACGTTGAAAAAGGCAAATGTCATGCGAGGATAGTGCTGGTGCCGGATATAGTGGTTTCCTATAACCATGGCTTCAAAAGGAATGAAATGAGGACCATCATGGATATAATCATTTGCAACTATGAAAAAATCATTCAAAGCTGGCACAACGCCTTCAATAAGTAA
- a CDS encoding STN and carboxypeptidase regulatory-like domain-containing protein: MKQLYRIAFWCICVCLLPGHIIAQELLEKRINLKVTNQPLDETLQKIGNTGGFSFSYSPDMIDVKSRVSIQAENRTIREILVAIFKDKVTFKERRRYIILQKKPETEKPQEIENFDLNGYIIDNKTGKKLANASIYEPVTLASAVSNQFGYYKIRLPAAKSSLRLEVRREDYIGKSIAIPTRKDTYLQILLNPDTLKPISGKMATHTPVQVDSLHTRVMIPQFEVAKVDLPRDTMFIDSSASGRAITWADYQSLRQKYRRVQNKFVSAFASAKQAVHTRNIEDTLYAPFQASVLPFLGTNHGLSGNIVNEYSVNLIAGYSLGVSKFEVGSLINVVRGNVTGFQLAGVSNVVGNNVTGFQYANVLNMTLGNFKGFQGTHLLNYIGRNLTGFQVAGVGNVVVGELHGYQFSAGYNYAHTVRSGHQIGTVNYADSTATIPFGLFSWVRSNGYRRYEFSTDEFNYFNTAFKTGVSRFYNIFNLGFNGLAKDKPIVTIGYGFGTAQALGKGWTANADFTGSLVILEHNSPGDIGQGLVKFALGMEKKIGSRFALFAGPSLTTFFANDSGLINPEGKKGIAPVWVGKKPDGTTTVYGWIGFQAGIRFLNRI; the protein is encoded by the coding sequence TTGAAACAACTTTACAGAATTGCTTTCTGGTGTATCTGCGTTTGTCTGCTCCCGGGCCATATTATTGCCCAGGAGCTGCTGGAAAAGCGCATTAATCTGAAAGTAACCAACCAGCCGCTCGACGAAACCTTACAAAAAATCGGGAACACCGGTGGTTTCAGCTTTTCGTACAGTCCGGATATGATCGACGTGAAAAGCCGGGTATCGATCCAGGCTGAAAACCGGACTATCCGCGAAATACTGGTGGCGATTTTCAAAGACAAGGTCACATTCAAGGAGCGGCGCCGGTATATTATCCTGCAAAAGAAACCGGAAACCGAAAAGCCGCAGGAAATCGAAAACTTTGACCTGAACGGCTACATTATCGACAACAAAACCGGTAAGAAACTCGCCAACGCCAGTATTTACGAGCCGGTGACGCTGGCTTCCGCGGTGAGTAACCAGTTTGGGTATTACAAAATCCGCCTTCCGGCGGCGAAGTCTTCACTGCGGCTGGAAGTCCGGCGGGAAGATTACATCGGCAAATCCATTGCTATTCCCACGCGGAAGGACACGTATTTGCAGATTTTGCTCAACCCCGACACATTGAAACCCATTTCGGGCAAAATGGCTACGCACACACCCGTGCAGGTAGACTCGCTGCATACGCGCGTGATGATCCCGCAATTCGAGGTGGCGAAAGTAGATTTGCCGCGCGACACGATGTTTATCGACAGTTCCGCCAGCGGCAGGGCCATAACCTGGGCCGATTACCAGTCGCTGCGCCAGAAATACCGACGCGTACAGAACAAATTCGTGAGCGCATTCGCCTCCGCGAAGCAAGCCGTGCACACCCGAAATATCGAAGACACGCTCTACGCGCCATTTCAGGCGTCGGTTTTGCCGTTTTTGGGCACCAATCATGGGTTGAGCGGGAACATTGTCAATGAATACTCGGTCAACCTCATCGCCGGATATTCGTTGGGTGTTTCCAAATTTGAAGTAGGAAGCCTCATTAACGTCGTGCGCGGCAATGTAACGGGTTTCCAGCTGGCCGGCGTGAGCAACGTGGTGGGAAACAATGTAACCGGCTTTCAGTATGCCAACGTCCTGAATATGACTTTGGGTAATTTCAAAGGCTTCCAGGGCACACACCTGCTCAACTACATCGGCCGTAACCTGACGGGCTTCCAGGTGGCGGGTGTGGGCAATGTGGTTGTGGGCGAACTGCATGGCTACCAGTTCTCGGCGGGGTATAACTATGCTCACACGGTCCGCAGCGGCCACCAGATCGGGACGGTAAACTATGCCGACTCCACCGCGACGATCCCGTTCGGACTTTTCAGCTGGGTGCGCAGCAATGGCTACCGCCGCTACGAGTTTTCTACCGACGAGTTCAATTATTTCAACACGGCATTCAAAACGGGCGTCAGCCGGTTTTACAATATCTTCAATCTCGGCTTCAACGGCCTTGCCAAAGACAAACCGATCGTGACCATTGGCTATGGCTTCGGTACGGCCCAGGCATTGGGTAAAGGCTGGACTGCCAATGCGGACTTCACCGGAAGCCTCGTGATCCTTGAACACAACAGTCCGGGCGACATCGGTCAGGGGCTTGTGAAATTCGCATTAGGTATGGAGAAAAAAATCGGCTCGCGCTTCGCCCTGTTCGCCGGCCCGTCGCTGACCACATTCTTCGCCAACGACTCCGGCCTGATCAACCCGGAAGGTAAAAAGGGCATCGCGCCCGTGTGGGTAGGAAAAAAGCCCGACGGTACCACCACCGTCTACGGCTGGATCGGCTTCCAGGCAGGGATACGGTTTTTGAATAGGATTTAG
- a CDS encoding aldose epimerase family protein, whose translation MRRIPFLLTALVGLAIFSCSKTKNEEKMISTISKEAFGQLPDGQQADLYTLTNANGMTVNITNYGGIITKLTAPDKNGEWADVVLGFDSLPPYLSGHPFFGALVGRYGNRIAKGKFKLNGQEYSLAINNGPNALHGGTKGFDKVLWKATEIKQDSVVGLQLEYTSKDMEEGYPGNLTVKVVYTLDNDNALSIDYTATTDKPTVVNLTNHSYFNLTGLKRDVLDHEVTLESDSIVPVDTTLIPTGKLRAVEGTPFDFRKATKIGAGINKTEDEQIAAGGGYDHCWVLKRNGDGLVKFATVREPESGRVMEVFTTEPAVQFYTGNFLDGTLKGKGATYVKRFGFCLETEHYPDSPNQPQFPTTTLNPGETYKTTTKYQFSAK comes from the coding sequence ATGAGAAGAATCCCTTTTTTACTCACCGCGCTGGTTGGCCTCGCCATTTTCAGTTGCTCAAAAACCAAGAATGAAGAAAAAATGATCAGTACTATTTCCAAAGAGGCTTTCGGCCAGCTCCCCGACGGCCAGCAGGCTGACCTTTACACGCTGACCAACGCCAACGGCATGACCGTGAACATTACCAACTACGGCGGGATCATCACCAAACTCACCGCACCGGACAAAAACGGCGAATGGGCAGACGTAGTGCTGGGTTTCGACTCGCTTCCTCCCTACCTGAGCGGACACCCGTTTTTCGGCGCGCTGGTGGGCCGCTACGGCAACCGCATTGCGAAGGGCAAGTTCAAATTGAATGGCCAGGAATACTCGCTGGCGATCAACAACGGCCCGAATGCGCTGCACGGCGGCACGAAAGGCTTCGATAAAGTGCTTTGGAAAGCAACCGAAATCAAACAGGATTCGGTGGTAGGCCTGCAACTGGAGTACACCAGCAAGGATATGGAAGAAGGCTATCCCGGCAACCTGACGGTGAAAGTAGTGTACACGCTCGATAACGACAATGCGCTCAGCATCGACTACACGGCAACCACCGACAAACCGACCGTGGTGAACCTGACCAACCACTCGTACTTCAACCTCACCGGGCTGAAACGCGATGTTCTCGATCACGAAGTAACCCTCGAATCGGACAGCATTGTGCCTGTGGACACTACATTGATCCCAACCGGCAAACTCCGCGCCGTGGAAGGAACGCCATTCGACTTCCGCAAAGCAACTAAAATCGGTGCGGGCATTAACAAAACCGAAGACGAGCAAATCGCTGCCGGCGGCGGTTACGACCACTGCTGGGTGCTGAAACGCAACGGCGACGGCCTCGTGAAATTCGCCACCGTACGCGAGCCCGAAAGCGGCCGTGTGATGGAAGTGTTCACCACCGAACCTGCCGTGCAATTCTACACCGGCAACTTCCTCGATGGCACATTAAAAGGCAAAGGTGCCACCTACGTAAAGCGCTTCGGCTTCTGCCTCGAAACCGAACACTACCCCGATTCCCCGAACCAGCCGCAGTTCCCAACCACGACGCTGAACCCGGGTGAAACTTATAAGACGACTACGAAGTATCAGTTTTCGGCTAAATAA
- the galK gene encoding galactokinase, whose product MLTTETDIAEGIQDKYFLKFGTATRETVRVFRSPGRINLIGEHTDYNNGFVLPASVDKAVYFVIAPREDDQVILYAADLDQTYAFSLDDLSKPEKSWPHYQIGIVEQIQKKGLKIGGFQAAFGGNVPVGAGLSSSAALECCLLFALNEIYGLNLDRFSIVKMSQKSENEYVGVQCGIMDQFASAFGKEESVIRLDCRSLEYEYFPFPMDDYLIVLCDTMVKHSLASSEYNTRRQECEKGTAILQQYDANVLSLRDATPALVEEHQDEMGDVVYRRCKFITEEIQRVQDACDLLVQGNLPDFGKKMYDTHFGLQDEYEVSCPELDFLVAQTLDDDSVLGARMMGGGFGGCTINLVKKEGVDAFEAKMKQAYLEKYQIDLPCYRVKITDGTEEVALA is encoded by the coding sequence ATGTTAACCACAGAAACCGATATCGCAGAGGGTATCCAGGACAAGTATTTTTTGAAATTCGGCACCGCCACGCGCGAAACTGTGCGCGTGTTCCGCTCCCCCGGCCGCATTAACCTCATCGGCGAGCATACCGACTACAACAATGGCTTCGTGCTGCCCGCGAGCGTGGACAAAGCCGTGTATTTTGTGATCGCCCCGCGCGAGGACGACCAGGTGATCCTCTACGCCGCCGACCTCGACCAAACCTATGCATTCTCACTCGACGACCTTTCGAAGCCCGAAAAGTCGTGGCCGCATTACCAGATCGGTATTGTGGAGCAAATCCAAAAGAAGGGTTTGAAAATCGGCGGTTTTCAGGCGGCATTCGGCGGTAATGTGCCGGTAGGCGCCGGGCTGTCGTCGTCGGCGGCACTGGAATGCTGCCTGCTGTTTGCCTTGAACGAAATTTACGGATTGAACCTCGACCGTTTCAGCATTGTGAAAATGTCGCAAAAATCTGAAAATGAATATGTAGGCGTACAATGCGGCATTATGGACCAGTTTGCTTCGGCATTTGGCAAGGAAGAATCGGTGATCCGCCTGGACTGCCGCTCGCTCGAATACGAGTACTTCCCGTTCCCGATGGACGACTACCTGATCGTGCTTTGCGATACGATGGTGAAGCATTCACTCGCCAGCTCCGAATACAACACCCGTCGGCAGGAATGCGAAAAAGGCACTGCCATACTGCAACAATACGACGCCAATGTGCTGAGCCTCCGCGACGCGACGCCCGCATTGGTGGAAGAACATCAGGATGAAATGGGCGATGTCGTGTACCGCCGCTGCAAATTTATCACCGAAGAAATCCAGCGGGTGCAGGATGCCTGCGACCTGCTCGTGCAAGGTAATCTGCCCGATTTTGGTAAAAAAATGTATGATACGCACTTCGGATTGCAAGACGAATACGAGGTAAGCTGCCCGGAACTCGACTTCCTCGTGGCGCAGACATTGGACGACGACTCGGTGCTTGGCGCGCGGATGATGGGCGGCGGCTTCGGCGGTTGTACCATTAATCTGGTGAAAAAAGAGGGTGTGGATGCTTTTGAAGCTAAAATGAAGCAGGCCTATCTTGAAAAATACCAAATCGACCTGCCTTGCTACCGCGTGAAAATCACGGACGGCACGGAGGAAGTCGCGCTCGCATAA
- a CDS encoding RNA polymerase sigma-70 factor, whose product MTENQKQITVHSSDPEIVSAIRRGDEQAFEQTFRTYYQRLCNYACTMLKDEEESEEVVQTVFLTIWEKREDLEITLSLKSYLYRAVHNHCLNRFKHATVREAHKDYTMYFSSGSYDSVTEVIHAGELEERIERAVSTLPEQCQKAFRLSRFEELKYQEIADQLGISIKTVENQIGKALKILRAELADYLPVTLWLFGSIVEQLIGS is encoded by the coding sequence TTGACCGAAAATCAAAAACAGATAACGGTGCACTCTTCCGACCCAGAAATAGTCAGCGCGATAAGGCGGGGCGATGAACAGGCTTTTGAGCAAACCTTCCGTACCTATTATCAACGGCTGTGCAACTACGCCTGCACGATGCTCAAAGATGAAGAAGAATCGGAAGAGGTCGTGCAAACGGTTTTCCTGACCATCTGGGAAAAGCGCGAGGACCTCGAAATTACCCTTTCACTGAAGTCGTATTTGTACCGTGCCGTGCATAATCACTGCCTCAACCGGTTCAAGCACGCTACCGTGCGGGAGGCGCACAAGGATTACACCATGTACTTTTCGAGCGGCTCATACGATTCGGTTACGGAGGTGATCCACGCCGGTGAGCTGGAAGAGCGCATTGAACGCGCCGTGAGCACATTGCCCGAGCAATGCCAGAAAGCATTCAGGCTGAGCCGTTTTGAAGAATTGAAGTATCAGGAAATTGCAGATCAGTTGGGAATATCCATTAAAACGGTGGAAAATCAGATAGGGAAAGCATTGAAAATTCTGCGCGCGGAACTGGCGGATTACCTGCCGGTTACGCTTTGGTTGTTTGGTAGCATTGTTGAACAGTTAATCGGATCGTAA
- a CDS encoding FecR domain-containing protein: MNSSHANISEELLARYLADTASEAERNDVEAWLAESEANARELATYRLIWDHTAAMKKSSVKVDTDAAWNKMKGKMAASQPSAVTSEAPIREPKTIEFRPEVQKRRLPVTVWAAALVAILVMAFGWFFLIADKTPKAMEVATADNTTEQILPDGTKVFLNYNSKLTYPENFAGDLRTVSLQGEAFFDVKPDAAHPFVIQANGTEIRVLGTSFNVKAYNEAPVRVDVATGKVRVTKDAHRVDLVKGESAEVLKDSIRSLQANMNLMGYRTQVYEFNAADLQDVVKSIRDGYHVDVRLANDKIAQCRLTIRFEKEPVDATLSVIAETLDLNLRKEGKVYWLDGDPCQ; the protein is encoded by the coding sequence ATGAACTCATCTCATGCAAACATATCGGAGGAACTGTTGGCACGTTACCTGGCCGATACTGCCTCCGAAGCGGAAAGAAATGATGTGGAAGCATGGCTCGCCGAATCGGAAGCCAATGCACGCGAGCTCGCCACCTACCGGCTGATCTGGGACCACACGGCTGCCATGAAGAAAAGCAGCGTGAAAGTTGATACCGACGCTGCCTGGAACAAAATGAAGGGCAAAATGGCGGCCAGCCAACCGTCGGCGGTTACGTCGGAAGCTCCCATTCGTGAGCCGAAAACCATCGAGTTCAGGCCCGAGGTTCAGAAACGCCGGCTGCCGGTGACCGTCTGGGCAGCAGCCTTGGTCGCAATTCTCGTGATGGCATTCGGATGGTTTTTCCTCATCGCCGACAAAACGCCCAAGGCAATGGAAGTAGCGACGGCCGACAACACAACCGAACAAATCCTGCCCGACGGCACCAAGGTTTTCCTTAATTATAATTCCAAACTCACTTATCCTGAAAACTTTGCGGGCGATCTCCGGACGGTTTCATTGCAGGGCGAGGCGTTTTTCGATGTGAAACCCGATGCTGCCCACCCGTTTGTAATCCAGGCGAATGGCACCGAGATCCGGGTATTGGGCACGTCGTTCAATGTGAAGGCATATAACGAAGCTCCTGTGCGTGTGGATGTTGCAACGGGCAAAGTGCGGGTAACCAAAGACGCGCACCGTGTGGACCTCGTGAAAGGAGAAAGCGCCGAAGTGCTGAAAGACTCCATCCGCAGCCTGCAAGCGAATATGAACCTGATGGGTTACCGCACGCAGGTGTACGAATTCAATGCGGCCGATCTGCAAGACGTCGTGAAGTCGATCCGCGACGGTTATCATGTGGATGTCCGGCTCGCGAACGATAAAATTGCGCAATGCAGGCTCACGATCCGGTTTGAAAAAGAACCGGTGGACGCCACGCTGTCCGTGATCGCCGAAACCCTCGACCTAAACCTGCGCAAAGAAGGAAAGGTTTACTGGCTCGACGGCGACCCCTGCCAATAG
- a CDS encoding LiaI-LiaF-like domain-containing protein, which translates to MNFKNIFWGVMLIVIGALFLVEELTAFDFGRFFWPIMLIVTGGLLLLRNFLNSDSANRSNI; encoded by the coding sequence ATGAACTTCAAGAACATTTTTTGGGGCGTGATGCTGATTGTTATCGGCGCGCTCTTCCTGGTCGAAGAACTGACCGCATTCGATTTCGGACGTTTCTTCTGGCCCATTATGCTGATCGTAACCGGCGGGCTGCTGCTGTTGCGCAACTTCCTGAATTCCGACAGTGCTAACCGATCAAACATCTAA